A genomic region of Mycobacterium sp. Aquia_213 contains the following coding sequences:
- a CDS encoding VIT1/CCC1 transporter family protein: protein MSQPDTPSRNPAYDVGHTHPDVSGGWLRAATFGAMDGLVSNSALIAGVAAGESAHTTLVSGIAGLLAGAFSMALGEYSSVTTANEQIDSEVHIEHRAIRNRPDAERAELVDMLVEIGMSEKTAQIATDEIHRDEKRAVGFHLVQEIGLDPAEKPSPWVAALASFFMFAIGAVIPLMPYLLGYGSLPIGLACGAVGLLIAGGLTARYTRKPVWWAAGRQLMFGAVAVAATYLLGLLVAAVI from the coding sequence ATGTCCCAGCCCGACACCCCGTCCCGGAACCCGGCGTACGACGTCGGACACACCCATCCCGATGTCAGCGGAGGCTGGCTTCGTGCGGCCACCTTCGGCGCGATGGATGGACTGGTCAGCAACAGCGCCCTGATCGCCGGTGTGGCCGCCGGCGAAAGTGCGCACACCACGTTGGTCAGTGGTATTGCCGGTTTGCTGGCCGGCGCGTTCTCGATGGCACTCGGCGAGTACTCGTCGGTGACCACGGCCAACGAGCAGATCGACTCCGAGGTGCACATCGAGCACCGCGCCATCCGTAACCGCCCGGACGCCGAGCGCGCCGAACTTGTCGACATGCTCGTCGAGATCGGTATGAGCGAGAAAACGGCGCAGATCGCCACCGACGAGATCCATCGTGACGAGAAGCGCGCCGTCGGCTTCCACCTCGTCCAGGAGATCGGCCTGGACCCGGCGGAGAAGCCCTCGCCGTGGGTGGCCGCACTCGCGTCCTTCTTCATGTTCGCGATCGGTGCGGTCATTCCCCTGATGCCTTACCTACTCGGATATGGGTCATTGCCAATCGGATTGGCGTGCGGCGCGGTCGGCCTGCTGATCGCAGGGGGCCTGACCGCTCGCTATACGCGCAAACCGGTGTGGTGGGCGGCGGGCCGGCAGCTGATGTTCGGCGCCGTCGCCGTCGCCGCCACCTACCTGCTCGGCCTGCTCGTGGCGGCAGTCATTTGA
- a CDS encoding esterase-like activity of phytase family protein, producing the protein MPVRLLALCGLCLAWLLAGCDAARPAAPSNTPRPVLAYLGQAQVAFGTTFADTVIGGLSALSYDPQRQLYYVISDDRSERNPVRFYTVKLSLSDKGIDGVTFNDTHPLLDRAGVPFRPLTLNTTPPVVPPDPEGIAFDRVRQRLYWSSEGERLTEGPVLLDPWVRTAGLDGAYQGQFTLPANLAMSAQKTGPRRNRALEGVTLTPDGRSVFASMEDPGYNDGPETGDGHRVLTRFTKFDVATGMPTAQHAYPMEPPTPPADENGVSDLVALTDTTFLVIERTDSLPQTIRVYRAEIASATNVLDMPSMTNVLLTPMVKSLAVDMTTTPGLSPLGNVEGITLGPKLADGRQSVVFVSDNDFSPRGVTQFLLFAM; encoded by the coding sequence ATGCCGGTCCGGTTGTTGGCGCTATGTGGGTTATGTCTTGCCTGGTTGCTCGCCGGTTGCGATGCGGCGCGCCCTGCGGCTCCGTCGAACACGCCGCGGCCGGTGCTGGCGTATCTCGGTCAGGCGCAGGTCGCGTTCGGCACCACCTTCGCGGACACGGTGATCGGCGGCTTGTCCGCACTCAGCTACGACCCGCAGCGCCAGCTCTATTACGTGATCAGCGACGACCGCTCGGAGAGAAACCCTGTCCGGTTCTACACCGTGAAATTATCGTTGTCGGACAAGGGAATTGACGGGGTCACCTTCAACGACACCCATCCGCTGCTGGACCGGGCGGGGGTGCCGTTTCGGCCGCTGACGCTGAACACCACGCCGCCGGTGGTTCCTCCCGACCCGGAGGGCATCGCCTTCGACCGGGTCCGGCAACGGTTGTATTGGAGTTCGGAAGGCGAGCGGCTGACCGAGGGCCCGGTGCTGCTGGACCCGTGGGTCAGGACCGCGGGACTCGACGGCGCCTATCAGGGCCAGTTCACCCTGCCGGCCAATCTGGCCATGTCCGCCCAGAAGACCGGACCGCGGCGCAACCGGGCGCTGGAGGGGGTGACGTTGACGCCCGACGGCCGATCGGTGTTCGCGTCGATGGAGGATCCGGGTTACAACGACGGGCCCGAGACCGGCGACGGGCACCGCGTGCTGACCCGGTTCACCAAATTCGACGTCGCCACCGGAATGCCCACCGCGCAGCACGCCTATCCGATGGAGCCACCCACCCCACCGGCCGACGAGAACGGTGTCTCGGATCTGGTGGCGCTGACGGATACGACGTTTCTGGTGATCGAGCGGACCGATTCCCTACCGCAGACGATCCGCGTCTACCGCGCCGAGATCGCTTCTGCCACAAACGTATTGGACATGCCGTCGATGACGAACGTCCTGCTGACGCCGATGGTCAAATCGTTGGCCGTCGACATGACCACCACACCGGGCCTGTCGCCGCTGGGCAACGTCGAAGGCATCACACTGGGACCGAAATTGGCCGATGGTCGTCAATCGGTGGTGTTTGTCAGCGACAACGACTTCTCACCCAGGGGTGTCACTCAGTTCCTGCTGTTCGCGATGTAG
- a CDS encoding acyl-CoA dehydrogenase has translation MAPDATNTAEQLRNALDGRWRDVKNRMRAAMSEDLFRPHYTPNTVIARTKVAEQMRIMAAFGAAADSFRKEHGGTGDVGAAVTMIEMLAMSDLSLMVKAGVQWGLFGGAVENLGTERHHETYVPKIISLELRGCFAMTETGHGSDVQSLETTATYDPETEEFVIHSETPSARKDYIGGAAETATMASVFAQLITTEDGKPVNHGVHCVLVPIRDADGNDLPGVTTSDCDYKGGLPGVDNGRIMFDHVRVPRENLLNKYGDVAADGTYTSPIDNPNRRFFTMLGTLIRGRITVGGSAGSAARVALDIATRYALQRRQFSAPDDDAHEVLIMDYLVHQRRLFPLIAKSYALQFAQNELVAKCHDLQTSDFPDAEEQRELESRAAGLKAANTWHASRAIQEAREACGGAGYMAENRLIALRADTDVFTTFEGDNHVLTQLVAKELLTAYADDIKSMSPVEWVRFAANTVGERVLKRTAAEAIMQRIVDARQDSEEEGSLFNRGTQVNMFEAREEYLLSSVARRLQGKAKEMSAFDAFNAVQDHVLHTANAHIDRIVLEAFVAGIDACENTEARELLEILCDLYALSVIEDDKAWYIEHGYLSSGRAKAVTRGINDRCRALRPHAETLVEGFGIPEPLRYAEMLHPENLPDAD, from the coding sequence ATGGCCCCAGACGCGACGAACACTGCCGAACAGCTACGCAACGCCTTGGACGGGCGTTGGCGCGACGTGAAGAACCGGATGCGGGCCGCGATGAGCGAGGACCTGTTCCGCCCGCACTACACACCGAACACGGTGATCGCGCGCACCAAGGTCGCCGAGCAGATGCGGATCATGGCCGCGTTCGGCGCCGCGGCCGACTCGTTCCGCAAGGAACACGGCGGCACCGGCGACGTCGGTGCGGCGGTCACGATGATCGAGATGCTGGCGATGTCGGATCTGTCGCTGATGGTGAAGGCCGGAGTTCAGTGGGGGCTGTTCGGCGGCGCCGTGGAGAACCTGGGCACCGAGCGCCACCACGAGACCTACGTGCCCAAGATCATCAGCCTCGAGTTGCGTGGTTGTTTCGCGATGACCGAAACCGGCCACGGCAGCGACGTCCAGTCGCTGGAGACCACCGCGACTTACGACCCCGAGACTGAAGAGTTCGTCATCCACTCCGAGACCCCGTCGGCGCGCAAGGACTACATCGGGGGCGCTGCCGAAACCGCAACCATGGCATCGGTTTTCGCGCAACTGATCACCACCGAAGACGGCAAGCCGGTCAACCACGGCGTGCACTGTGTCTTGGTCCCGATCCGCGATGCCGACGGCAACGACCTGCCTGGGGTGACAACGTCGGACTGCGACTACAAGGGCGGTCTGCCCGGTGTGGACAACGGCCGCATCATGTTCGACCACGTCCGGGTGCCGCGGGAAAACCTGTTGAACAAGTACGGCGACGTCGCGGCCGACGGCACCTACACCTCGCCGATCGACAACCCGAACCGACGGTTCTTCACCATGCTCGGCACGCTGATCCGCGGCCGGATCACCGTGGGCGGCAGCGCGGGCTCCGCCGCCCGCGTCGCGTTGGACATCGCCACTCGATATGCATTGCAGCGCAGGCAATTCAGCGCACCCGACGACGACGCACATGAAGTACTGATCATGGACTACCTGGTGCATCAGCGGCGGCTGTTCCCCTTGATCGCCAAGTCGTATGCGCTGCAGTTCGCGCAGAACGAGCTGGTGGCCAAATGTCACGACCTGCAGACGTCGGACTTCCCCGATGCCGAGGAACAGCGCGAGCTGGAATCGCGTGCCGCCGGCCTGAAAGCGGCCAACACCTGGCATGCCAGCCGCGCCATTCAGGAGGCCCGGGAAGCGTGCGGCGGCGCGGGCTACATGGCCGAAAACCGCTTGATCGCACTGCGCGCCGACACCGACGTGTTCACCACGTTCGAGGGCGACAACCACGTGCTGACCCAGTTGGTGGCCAAGGAGCTGCTGACCGCCTACGCCGACGACATCAAGAGCATGAGCCCGGTCGAATGGGTGCGGTTTGCGGCCAACACCGTCGGCGAGCGGGTGCTGAAACGCACTGCGGCCGAGGCGATTATGCAAAGGATCGTCGACGCCCGCCAGGACAGCGAAGAAGAGGGCAGCCTGTTCAACCGGGGCACGCAGGTCAACATGTTCGAAGCCCGCGAGGAGTATCTGCTGTCGTCGGTCGCCCGGCGGCTACAGGGCAAGGCCAAGGAGATGTCGGCGTTCGACGCATTCAACGCCGTGCAGGACCACGTGCTGCACACCGCGAACGCACACATCGACCGGATCGTGCTGGAAGCATTCGTCGCCGGCATCGACGCCTGCGAAAACACGGAAGCCCGTGAGCTTTTGGAGATCCTCTGCGACCTGTACGCGCTGTCGGTGATCGAGGACGACAAGGCCTGGTACATCGAGCACGGCTACCTGTCCAGCGGGCGGGCCAAGGCGGTCACCCGCGGGATCAACGATCGGTGCCGGGCCCTTCGCCCGCATGCCGAGACACTGGTCGAGGGCTTCGGTATCCCGGAGCCGCTGCGCTACGCCGAGATGCTGCACCCGGAGAACCTGCCCGACGCCGACTGA